The DNA sequence TGAGGCTTCGGAAACCAACCTTGGTGCCGCGCTTGCTGACCGCGAACACTCCAAGCTGAATCCTGGTCTAACCTTTGAGAGCTTTGTTACTGGCAAAGCAAATCAACTAGCTCGCGCAGCCTCCATTCAGGTTGCCCACAATCCTGGGGCATCTTATAACCCAATGTTTTTGTATGGCGGCGTTGGTTTAGGAAAAACCCATTTAATCCACGCAATTGGCAACCATCTTCTAAAAGAAAAGCCCGATGCCAAAATTCGGTACATACACGCCGAACAGTATGTGTCAGATGTCGTTAGAGCATATCAACAAAAGGCGTTTGATCGGTTTAAGCGCTATTACCACTCCTTAGACCTTTTGTTAATTGATGACATTCAGTTTTTTGGTGGCAAGTCGCGCACCCAAGAGGAGTTCTTTTATGCCTTTGAAGCCCTCATTAGCAATGGGGCACAGGTCATTATTACTAGCGATACCTATCCAAAAGAAATGGAGGGCATCGATGAGCGGTTGATTTCTCGTTTTGATTCCGGACTAACTGTCGCTATTGAACCCCCAGAACTTGAAATGCGAGTAGCAATTTTGATGAAGAAAGCCGCAGCCGAAGGCATTCCAATGGGTGAGGATGTTGCATTTTTTGTTGCTAAACACCTACGCTCCAACATTCGGGAGCTTGAGGGGGCACTAAGAAAAATTTTGGCTTACGTTCATTTTCATGGCAAAGAAGTCAATATTGAGGTGGCCCGCAGCGCCCTTAAGGATCTTTTATCAATTCAGAACCGTCAAATTTCGGTTGAAAGTATCCAAAAAGTGGTTGCCAGCTTCTATAACATCAAGGTTGCCGACATGTACTCCAAAAAGCGGCCCGCCAATATTGCCCGACCCAGGCAAATCGCGATGTTTATTGCCAAGGAGCTAACCCAAAAAAGTCTGCCTGAAATTGGTGAACTTTTTGGCGGCAGAGACCATACTACGGTTTTGCATGCGGTTCGCAAAATTGCTGAGGAGCGCCAACACGACTCTCACCTTAACCACGAACTGCATGTCCTTGAGCAGAGTTTGAAAAACTAGCCTGTGGATAAGCCTGTGGAAGGCAAATGGGATAACCCTGTTAATAGGTGATTGATAAGTTTGTGAATAAGCAGTTTGTCTTTTTTGAACCAAACCCTGTTCACATTTTATCCATACCTTATACCGAACTTATCCACACCAATTTTTCTCAAAAAGAGCCTGATTTCACTATAAAATTTAACTTATCAACAGAAAAAATCGGTCTTATTATTACTACGATATAAATATAAAAAGGAATTTAAAAACAATGCAACTAATCAACGCTACCCGAGATGAATTGCTAAAACCATTACAGGTGGTTAGTGGTATTGTTGAGCGCCGTCATACCTTAGCAATTTTGGCGAATTTACTTTTTAAAAAGACAGGGTCTTCGGTCTCGTTTGTTTCTACCGATATCGAAATACAAATTACGACTAAGGCAAATTTTGGAGTTGGTGATGATGATGTCACCACAACAGTTGGCGCTCGAAAAATTTTAGATATTTTGCGAGCACTACCAGAGGGCCCTGTAAACCTTAATCTTAAAGATAACAAAATGGTGGTGCAAAGCGGTAAGAGCCGGTTTTCTCTTCAAACCTTAGCCGCCTCCGAATTTCCTGTCATGCAAACCCACTCTGAAGCTCAGGCAAGCTGGGGGATGAGTCAAATAAAATTCCGTCAACTCATCAGTCAAGTGTATTTCGCAATGGCTCAACAAGATATACGCTATTACTTAAACGGTATGCTTTTAGTTGTGGATGGCAAGGATGTGATTGCGGTTGCAACCGATGGTCATCGTCTTGCTTATAGCCACACCGAGCTTGATGCGAGCCCCACAGGAAATGGTCAAAAACAAGAAATTATTATTCCTCGTAAAACGATTTTAGAGTGTCAACATTTGTTGCAGGATACAGACGAGGCGGTTGACATTAGTATTAGCAATAATCAAATCAAATTCACTTTTGGTGATATCGAATTAATCTCGAAGTTGGTCGAGGGTAAGTTTCCAGACTATCAGAGAGTAATTCCAAAGGGGCACAAAAATACACTTTCTGTAAATCGTGAAGTTTTGCAGGCAGCGTTGCAGCGGGCGGCTATTTTGACAACCGAAAAGTTTAAAGGTGTTCGCTTTTCACTAACAACTAACAAAATTACGATACAGTCTACAAACGCGGAGCAAGAAGAGGCCCAAGAGGAAATTGAAACCAATTATGCTGGCGACGCCGTTGAGATTGGGTTTAACGTTAGCTATCTTCTTGATGTCTTAGCTAATATTAAAAACGAAGAAATTCAAATTAGTCTTGGTGATGCTAACAGTAGTGCTGTTATTACATTACCCGGATCAGAGGCGTTTAAATACGTTGTAATGCCAATGCGCATTTAAGTTTTGATGCCCAATAAGTTCAAAGAAGAAAATTCATGTCTTTAGAAAATCAAACTAACGAGCAATATGGCGCCTCTTCGATCCAGATATTAGAGGGCTTGGAGGCGGTTCGTAAGCGTCCGGGGATGTACATTGGTGATACCTCCGATGGTACTGGCTTACATCACCTAGTATTTGAGGTTCTTGACAATTCGATTGATGAAGCTCTAGCAGGGTACTGTACCGAAATTTCGGTTGTGATTCACACCGACAACTCTATTTCAATTATCGACAATGGCCGAGGTGTTCCAACTGGCATTAAGTTTGATGATAAGCATGAGCCAAAACGTAGCGCCGCAGAAATCGTAATGACAGAACTTCATGCGGGCGGCAAATTTGATCAGAATTCCTATAAGGTCTCAGGTGGGCTTCATGGCGTTGGAGTTAGTTGTGTAAACGCCCTTTCAAAATGGCTGCGCTTAACCATTCGACGTGACGGCAAGATTCATCACATGGAGTTTGCACGCGGCGTTGTTCAAAACCGGAACATCCAAACAGAAAACGGGGTTGAGGTTTCCCCAATTTCAATAACAGGTGAAACGGATCTTCGAGGCACAGAGGTTCACTTTCTTGCAGATGAAGAGATTTTTGGCAACATTGAGTATCACTATGAAATTCTTGTAAAACGAATACGCGAACTTTCGTTCTTAAATAACGGCGTTCATATTCGTCTTGTTGATCAGCGTAGCGGCCAAGAAGAGGACTTTGCTTTTTCTGGCGGTGTGCGGGGCTTTGTTGAGTACATCAACCAAACCAAAACTGTTTTGCACCCAAACATTTTCCATGCGCTTGCTGAGCGCCCATCGGATTTGGGTGGCCAAATCACCGTTGAGGTTGCGATGCAGTGGAATGATGGATACAACGAACAAGTTTTATGTTTTACCAACAACATTCCTCAGCGCGATGGCGGCACACATCTAACGGGGCTACGCGCGGCAATGACTCGTGTCATCAATAAATATATCGATGAAAATGAGATTGCGAAAAAAGCAAAGGTCGAGATTTCTGGCGATGATATGCGCGAGGGCCTTACATGCGTTCTTTCAGTGAAGGTTCCGGAACCTAAGTTTTCAAGCCAAACCAAAGATAAGTTGGTGTCAAGTGAGGTCCGGGGTCCTGTCGAGGAGGTAGTAGCCCAGGCACTTGCAGAATATTTAGCCGAAAAACCACAGGATGCAAAAATCCTGTGCGGCAAAATTGTGGATGCCGCAAAGGCGCGCGAGGCTGCACGTAAGGCTCGTGAGATGACCCGTCGCAAAGGGGCGCTCGACGGCATTGGTCTACCG is a window from the Polynucleobacter sp. HIN11 genome containing:
- the dnaA gene encoding chromosomal replication initiator protein DnaA encodes the protein MHPNPLGFWDLALETLAKELSPQQFKTWIQPLKIKGYDESERLLLIGAPNPFKLDWIKRTFSIRLHEIASSYFGGPINLQFTLGADPSKNITKIPGPGFRPEGLTEGAAGTAVSTGPTLIAEGLGAEPDEASETNLGAALADREHSKLNPGLTFESFVTGKANQLARAASIQVAHNPGASYNPMFLYGGVGLGKTHLIHAIGNHLLKEKPDAKIRYIHAEQYVSDVVRAYQQKAFDRFKRYYHSLDLLLIDDIQFFGGKSRTQEEFFYAFEALISNGAQVIITSDTYPKEMEGIDERLISRFDSGLTVAIEPPELEMRVAILMKKAAAEGIPMGEDVAFFVAKHLRSNIRELEGALRKILAYVHFHGKEVNIEVARSALKDLLSIQNRQISVESIQKVVASFYNIKVADMYSKKRPANIARPRQIAMFIAKELTQKSLPEIGELFGGRDHTTVLHAVRKIAEERQHDSHLNHELHVLEQSLKN
- the dnaN gene encoding DNA polymerase III subunit beta, encoding MQLINATRDELLKPLQVVSGIVERRHTLAILANLLFKKTGSSVSFVSTDIEIQITTKANFGVGDDDVTTTVGARKILDILRALPEGPVNLNLKDNKMVVQSGKSRFSLQTLAASEFPVMQTHSEAQASWGMSQIKFRQLISQVYFAMAQQDIRYYLNGMLLVVDGKDVIAVATDGHRLAYSHTELDASPTGNGQKQEIIIPRKTILECQHLLQDTDEAVDISISNNQIKFTFGDIELISKLVEGKFPDYQRVIPKGHKNTLSVNREVLQAALQRAAILTTEKFKGVRFSLTTNKITIQSTNAEQEEAQEEIETNYAGDAVEIGFNVSYLLDVLANIKNEEIQISLGDANSSAVITLPGSEAFKYVVMPMRI
- the gyrB gene encoding DNA topoisomerase (ATP-hydrolyzing) subunit B, yielding MSLENQTNEQYGASSIQILEGLEAVRKRPGMYIGDTSDGTGLHHLVFEVLDNSIDEALAGYCTEISVVIHTDNSISIIDNGRGVPTGIKFDDKHEPKRSAAEIVMTELHAGGKFDQNSYKVSGGLHGVGVSCVNALSKWLRLTIRRDGKIHHMEFARGVVQNRNIQTENGVEVSPISITGETDLRGTEVHFLADEEIFGNIEYHYEILVKRIRELSFLNNGVHIRLVDQRSGQEEDFAFSGGVRGFVEYINQTKTVLHPNIFHALAERPSDLGGQITVEVAMQWNDGYNEQVLCFTNNIPQRDGGTHLTGLRAAMTRVINKYIDENEIAKKAKVEISGDDMREGLTCVLSVKVPEPKFSSQTKDKLVSSEVRGPVEEVVAQALAEYLAEKPQDAKILCGKIVDAAKAREAARKAREMTRRKGALDGIGLPGKLADCQEKDPAKSELFIVEGDSAGGSAKQGRDRKFQAILPLKGKILNVEKARFDKMLGSQEVVTLITVLGTGIGAEEYKADKLRYHRIIIMTDADVDGSHIRTLLLTFFYRQMPELIERGHVYIAQPPLYKVKFGKSEQYIKDDAELNQLLFRVALEQASIETPTGEKIVGQELEDLAKHYQNIQAVVDRLSRTMDEDALRAVAAGVTLNFDTEALANDSARRLQEAFSQNANLLSIPTDIVVQKEERTERYRLLLSKRVHGNLKISVISSDFVASDDYQSLMNAALSLAGKVPPGSRVRRGDPEKSNKESVIADFRGAFEWLLSEAERSISRQRYKGLGEMNPQQLWETTMDASTRRLLRVQIEDAIMADQVFTTLMGDEVDPRRAFIEKNALIARNLDI